The following nucleotide sequence is from Scyliorhinus torazame isolate Kashiwa2021f chromosome 4, sScyTor2.1, whole genome shotgun sequence.
agagacagagaatgggagggagagaatgagagggagagaatgagagggagagaatgggagagaatgagagagagagattgagagggagagaatgggagagagagaatgggagagaatgagagagagagaatgagagagagagaatgagagagagagaatgagagagagagaatgagagggagtgaacgagagagagtgaatgagagggagagaatgagagagagagaatgagagagagagaatgcgagggagtgaatgagagagagagaatgagagagagagaatgggagagaatgagagggagagaatgagagagagagaatgagagggagagaatgagagagagaatgagagggagagaatgagagagaatgagagggagagaatgagtgagggggagaaagagagaatgagagggagagaatgagagggagagaatgggagagaatgagagagagagattgagagggagagaatgggagagaatgagagggagagaatgagagagagagagaatgagtgagagggagagagagagagaatgagtgagtgagagggagtaagtgagagggagagagagagaatgagggagagaatgagagggagagaatgagagggggagaatgagagggggagaatgagagagagaatgagggagagaatgagagagagagagaatgagggagagaatgagagtgagaggatgagagtgagaatgagagagggaatgagaaagggaatgagagagagagaatgagagaatgagtgagagggagagagagagaatgagagggagagaatgagagggggagaatgggagagaatgagagagagagaatgagtgagagggggagagggagagagaatgagtgagtgagagggagtgagtgagagggagagagagagaatgagagggagagaatgagggagagaatgggagagaatgagagagagagaatgagtgagagggggagagagagagagaatgagtgagtgagagggagagagagagaatgagagggagagaatgagagagagaatgggagagaatgagagagagagaatgagagggagtgaatgagagagagagaataagagggagagaatgagagggagagaatgagagagagagaatgagagggagtgaatgagagggagataatgagagggagagaatgagagggagagagactgagggagagaatgagagagagagaatgagggagagaataagagagagagaatgagagtgagaatgagagagggaatgagcgagggaatgagagagggaatgagagatagagaatgagagagagagagaatgagggagagagagagagaatgagtgagtgagagggagtgagtgagagggagagagagagagaatgagggggagaatgagagggagagaatgagagggggagaatgagagagagaatgagagagaatgagggagagaatgagagagagagagaatgagggagagaatgagagtgagagaatgagagtgagaatgagagaaggaatgagaaagggaatgagagagagagaatgagagaatgagtgagagggagagagagagaatgagagggagagaatgagagggagagaatgggagagaatgagagagagggaatgagtgagagggggagagagagaatgagagggagagaatgagtgggagagaatgagagagagagagagaatgagtgagtgagagggagtgggagggagagaatgagaggagagaatgagagggagagaatgagagagagagaatgagagagagagaatgagagggagagaatgggagagagagaatgagagagagagaatgagagggagagaatgagagagagagaatgagagtgagaatgagagagggaatgagagcgagAATTAAATAAAGAATGAGAGAGAAAAACGAATGAGGGAATAATTAGAGagtcagagatagagagtgagagggagtggaaagaaaggtagacagagagagaaaggcagagatagagagtgagagggagtggggaagaaaggtagacagagagagaaaggcagagatagagagtgagagggagtggggaagaaaggtagacagagagagagagagagagaggcagagacagagattgACAGAAGCACAAGGATTCACAGAGGTAAAGACTGAAGGAGAAAAAGAAATGCAAGGACAGGAATAATATCAAATAGATTCGGTGACGAGAGCAAGCGTGAATGGGAACCACTTCCATTTCTAAAGCAGGAGCGATCCCAGACCCTAAACAGAAACTTTAAAGACCAGGTCTAACCCTGAGCGACACAAGCTGTAGTCAGAGAGCGGGGATCGAGGAGTGTTGGAAACGGAGtgagagggacaaacagagagggttttgggagggagttccagagcttggcgacccccaggcagctgaaggcacggcgtcCAATGGTGCATCGATGGGAATAGGGGGAGAGACTGGAAAAGCCGGAACAGAGCGCAGATATCTTGGAGAGGAGAATTAATATATTCTTGTCAAGTCAGGAAGCCCAGACTGTCTCATAGTGAATGAGGTACCTTACTGAAGGTCAGTGACTCTTGAGGAAACACAGCAACCAGATTGTCACATTTATCGGCATCAAGAGGTGAATATTGGCCCCAAGACTCTCAACAGTATTCTGGATTATACCCCTACTCtaaacccagtgtcagcatccAGTGACACGTACaacaaagttagatacagagtaaagctccctctacactgtccccatcaaacacccaggacaggtacagcacggggttagatacagagtaaagctccctctacactgtccccatcaaacactcccaggacaggtacagcacagggttagatacagagtaaagctccctctacactgtccccatcaaacactcccaggacaggtacagcacggggttagatacagagtaaagctccctctacactgtccccatcaaacactcccaggacaggtacagcacggggtgagatacagagtaaagctccctctacactgtccccatcaaacactcccaggacaggtacagcacggggttagacacagaataaagctccctctacactgtccccatcaaacactcccaggacaggtacagcacggggttagatacagagtaaaactccctctacactgtccccatcaaacactcccaggacaggtacagcacggggtgagatacagagtaaagctccctctacactgtccccatcaaacactcccaggacaggtacagcacggggttatatacagagtaaagctccctctacactgtccccatcaaacactccccggacaggtccagcacggggttatatgcagagtgaagctccctctacactgtgatcatcaaacactcccaggacaggtacagcacggggttagatacagagtaaaggtccctctacactgtccccatcaaacactcccaggacaggtacagcacggggttagatacagagtaaagctccctctacactgtccccatcaaacactcccaggacaggtacagcacggggttagatacagagtaaaggtccctctacactgtccccatcaaacactcccaggacaggtacagcacggggttagatacagagtaaagctccctctacactgtccccatcaaacactcccaggacaggtccagcacggggttagatgcagagtgaagctccctctacactgggctGTCCTCACTCCAGCATGTCTCTCTCTGTTACAGACACTGGCAGGACCGGGGTTACCTGATCGTTTATGTGACTGGCCGGCCGGATATGCAGAAACAGAAAGTGGTGGCTTGGCTGTCCCAGCACAACTTCCCTCATGGTGTTGTCTCCTTCTGTGACGGACTCGTCCATGACCCACTCAGACAGAAGACAGCCTTCCTGCAGAGTATGGTGCAGGAGGTAAGTGGGAAACTGCTTCGTTCCTGGcctggggatggtgggactgtgTTGCTGGTCagacccagcatttattgctcatccccagtTGCCCCTTGAGAAGTtgggggggtgagctgccttcttgaaccgcggcagtccccgaggtgtaggtacacccacagtgctgttagggagggagttccaggatgttgccccagcgacagtgaaggaacggccgatatatttccctatTTCTGTGAACTGCTGTCCAGAATGTAACACGCGCCCTTGCTGTGGCTAACTCCAGCTCGGCATAACTCTCACCTTCAGCTGCTCTGCCCAAGAGTGAAAGGACCCATCTCAGTTGCCTTCTGAACCACTTCTTATCTGTCCAATCTGTCAGGGATTCATTaaccaagtgcccggcaatgaccgtctccgacaagagaggatcgaaccatcgccccCTTGACGTTCGACGgcgttcccatcgctgaatcccccacaatccacatcctgggggtaaccattgatcagaaactgaactgggcccagccccattaatactgtggctaccagggcaggtcagaggctgggaatcctgcggagagtaactcacctcctgaccccccgaagcctgtcccccatcgacaaggcacaagtcaggagtgtgagggaaactctccacttgcccggatgagcgcagctccaacaacactcgagaagctcgacaccatccaggagaaagcatccccgcttgatcgctccccttccacaaacattcactcccccccccccacccaccccgacgcacagtgtcagccgtgtgtcccatctacaagatgcccggcagcgactcaccgaggttcctcaggcagcaccttccaaacccacgcccacctccatcgagaaggacaagagcagcagatacctgggaaccccccccacctggaggttcccctccgagtcactccccaccccgactgggaaatacatcggccgttccttcactgtcgccggggcaacagcctggaactccctccctaacagcacagcgggtgcacctacacctcggggactgcagcgggttgACAAAGGCAGCTCACCCCCCACCTTccgaaggggcaattagggacgggcagtaaatgctgggccTGACCAGCGACTCCCACGTCCTGCAAAAATGATTAATTTTAAAATTTGGTGGACTTTTTCTCCTCCTTTTCCCTCCACGTCTCAGTAGTTTGTTGGGTTGTTTGTTTGTCTGTTTGCCCTAATTGCCGCCTCCCCATGTCGCTGCGCAGGCTCAGGTGAAGATTGGGGCTGCCTATGGCTCGATGAAGGATATCTCGGTGTACGCTCTCCTCCGAGTGCCTGCCCAGCAGATCTACATCGTTGGAAGGCCTTCCAAGAAGTGGTTGAACCAGTGCCAGGTAACGTCCTCTTCCCCAGCGGGTCATAGAAACgtggaaaacaggagcaggaggaggaccccctcccccccccccccccccccccgctcacgatgaatttcccgcgaagaagtcgataaacggttgcCAGCTCCTGACAGGgacctccagaccgagaaagctcgccaaatCCGATAGCCCggcctccaacttcgggggctttgagtc
It contains:
- the LOC140410160 gene encoding membrane-associated phosphatidylinositol transfer protein 3-like, which translates into the protein MGSDPKVRAGAVDVVRHWQDRGYLIVYVTGRPDMQKQKVVAWLSQHNFPHGVVSFCDGLVHDPLRQKTAFLQSMVQEAQVKIGAAYGSMKDISVYALLRVPAQQIYIVGRPSKKWLNQCQFLSEGYMTHLAQLESRRTHAAVPANARVGLAKGSFGGSGRGNFPRTAGTPSRCRSERGVSGRVDERARKPRSVSLRFDSEL